A stretch of Odocoileus virginianus isolate 20LAN1187 ecotype Illinois chromosome 31, Ovbor_1.2, whole genome shotgun sequence DNA encodes these proteins:
- the ZNF883 gene encoding LOW QUALITY PROTEIN: zinc finger protein 883 (The sequence of the model RefSeq protein was modified relative to this genomic sequence to represent the inferred CDS: inserted 2 bases in 1 codon; substituted 3 bases at 3 genomic stop codons), giving the protein MTNINVIYVVNLKNHNRIHTGEKPYPCNECGKAFSRISTVTQHQRSHTGKKPYACVKCGKAFSQSTHLIEHQGTHSGEKSYQCKKCRKAFCHSSSLIXHQRIHTGEKLYKCNECGKTFSHNPAFIQHQKIHTGEKPYECNECGKAFSQSTNLIQHQKVHTGEKCYECNECEKAVIDHPYIXECRNVFCHSSSLIWHQRIHTGEKPYECNECGKAFNWSAHLTEHQRTHSGEKHYVCKKCGXTFSRSTYLAEHLKLHSGEKPCQCNACXKLFCCRTALIRHQRTHREEKPYQCNEWRKSFSLSSALTKRKQTYTAEKLYRSNEYGKACSHRSSLTLEPSQ; this is encoded by the exons AAACATAAATGTAATTTATGTGgtaaatcttaaaaatcacaacagaatacatactggagaaaaaccctATCCTTGTAATGAGTGTGGGAAAGCTTTCAGCCGTATTTCTACCGTTACTCAACATCAAAGAAGTCACACTGGAAAGAAACCATATGCATGTGTCaaatgtggaaaagccttcagcCAGAGCACACATCTTATTGAACATCAAGGAACTCATTCTGGGGAGAAATCCTACCAGTGTAAGAAGTGTAGGAAAGCTTTTTGCCACAGCTCATCACTAATCtgacatcagagaattcacacaggagaaaaactgtacaaatgtaatgaatgtggaaaaACCTTCAGTCACAACCCAGCCTTCATTCAACATCAgaaaattcatactggagagaaaccttatgagTGTAATGAATGTGGAAAAGCTTTTAGTCAGAGTACTAATCTTATTCAACATCAAAAAGTCCATACTGGGGAGAAATGTtatgaatgtaatgaatgtgaAAAAGCTGTTATAGATCATCCCTACAT GGAATGTAGGAATGTTTTTTGCCACAGCTCATCACTAATCTGGCATCAGAGAATCCACACAGGAGAAAAACCCTATGAGTGTAATGAATGTGGAAAGGCCTTTAATTGGAGTGCACATCTTactgaacaccagagaactcaCTCTGGAGAGAAACATTATGTTTGTAAGAAATGTGGATAAACTTTCAGCCGAAGTACATACCTTGCTGAACATCTAAAACTACATTCTGGTGAGAAACCCTGTCAGTGTAATGCATGTTAAAAACTATTTTGCTGTAGAACAGCACTAATTAGACATCAGAGAACTCATAGAGAAGAGAAGCCCTACCAGTGTAATGAATGGAGGAAATCCTTCAGCTTAAGCTCAGCCCTTACTAAACGTAAGCAAACATATACAGCAGAGAAACTGTATAGAAGCAATGAATATGGAAAAGCCTGCAGCCATAGGTCATCCCTAACCCTTGAGCCCTCACAGTAG